From the Kitasatospora viridis genome, one window contains:
- a CDS encoding DUF397 domain-containing protein: MKQLTWFKSTHSGENGGQCVEASRDLLPAGLVPLRDSKNPDGPALTFPSTSFTAFLTAVKADALHRT; this comes from the coding sequence ATGAAGCAGCTCACCTGGTTCAAGTCCACCCACAGCGGCGAGAACGGCGGTCAGTGCGTCGAGGCCTCACGAGACCTCCTGCCCGCCGGCCTCGTCCCGCTGCGCGACTCCAAGAACCCCGACGGCCCCGCCCTCACCTTCCCGAGCACCTCCTTCACCGCCTTCCTCACCGCCGTCAAGGCGGATGCCCTGCACCGCACCTGA
- a CDS encoding sulfate adenylyltransferase subunit 1 — translation MSSTIDELTATSLLRFATAGSVDDGKSTLVGRLLHDSKSVLADQLEAVEHASRRRGQAAPDLALLTDGLRAEREQGITIDVAYRYFATARRRFILADTPGHVQYTRNMVTGASTAELAVVLVDARNGVVEQTRRHAAVAALLRVPHVVLAVNKMDLVDYAEPVFAAIAAEFTAYADSLGVTDVVAVPISALAGDNVVEPSANMDWYGGPTLLEHLETVPVGSDPSSEPARFPVQYVIRPQSAEHPDYRGYAGQLASGVLRKGDTVTVLPAGRTTTVAGIDVLGTETDIAWAPQSITVRLAEDIDVSRGDLIAAGPVPEPVKDVEATVCHLHERPLKAGDKVLLKHTTRTVRALVKEIGYRVDIDTLQPSPAGELNVNEIGRVVLRTAEPLALDAYADNRRTGSFLLIDPADGATLTAGMAGEAFGGALAAPAGEPEEEDWV, via the coding sequence ATGTCCAGCACCATCGACGAACTGACCGCCACCTCGCTGCTGCGCTTCGCCACCGCCGGGTCGGTGGACGACGGCAAGTCCACCCTGGTCGGCCGCCTGCTGCACGACTCCAAGTCGGTGCTGGCCGACCAGTTGGAGGCCGTCGAGCACGCCTCCCGCCGGCGCGGCCAGGCGGCCCCCGACCTGGCGCTGCTCACCGACGGCCTGCGGGCCGAGCGCGAGCAGGGCATCACCATCGACGTGGCCTACCGCTACTTCGCCACCGCCCGGCGCCGGTTCATCCTGGCCGACACCCCCGGGCACGTGCAGTACACCCGCAACATGGTGACCGGCGCCTCCACCGCCGAGCTGGCCGTGGTGCTGGTGGACGCCCGCAACGGCGTGGTCGAGCAGACCCGCCGCCACGCGGCCGTCGCCGCCCTGCTGCGGGTGCCGCACGTGGTGCTGGCCGTCAACAAGATGGACCTGGTCGACTACGCCGAGCCCGTCTTCGCCGCCATCGCCGCGGAGTTCACCGCCTACGCCGACTCGCTGGGCGTGACCGACGTGGTCGCGGTGCCGATCTCGGCGCTGGCCGGGGACAACGTGGTCGAGCCCTCGGCCAACATGGACTGGTACGGCGGCCCGACCCTGCTGGAGCACCTGGAGACGGTGCCGGTCGGCTCCGACCCGTCCAGCGAGCCGGCCCGCTTCCCGGTGCAGTACGTGATCCGCCCGCAGAGCGCCGAGCACCCCGACTACCGCGGCTACGCCGGGCAGTTGGCCTCCGGCGTGCTGCGCAAGGGCGACACCGTCACGGTGCTGCCCGCCGGGCGCACCACCACGGTCGCCGGGATCGACGTGCTGGGCACCGAGACCGACATCGCCTGGGCCCCCCAGTCGATCACGGTCCGGCTCGCCGAGGACATCGACGTCTCGCGCGGCGACCTGATCGCGGCCGGCCCGGTGCCCGAGCCGGTGAAGGACGTCGAGGCGACGGTCTGCCACCTGCACGAGCGCCCGCTGAAGGCCGGCGACAAGGTGCTGCTCAAGCACACCACCCGCACGGTGCGCGCGCTGGTCAAGGAGATCGGCTACCGGGTCGACATCGACACCCTGCAGCCGTCCCCGGCGGGCGAGTTGAACGTGAACGAGATCGGCCGGGTGGTGCTGCGCACCGCCGAGCCGCTGGCCCTGGACGCGTACGCGGACAACCGGCGCACCGGCTCGTTCCTGCTGATCGATCCGGCCGACGGCGCCACCCTGACCGCCGGCATGGCCGGCGAGGCGTTCGGCGGGGCGCTCGCCGCCCCGGCCGGCGAACCCGAAGAGGAGGACTGGGTCTGA
- the cysD gene encoding sulfate adenylyltransferase subunit CysD → MTTATASAIERSDNPYALSHLDALEAEAVHIFREVAGEFERPVILFSGGKDSILMLHLALKAFAPAPVPFALLHVDTGHNFPEVLAYRDRVVAEHGLRLHVASVQQFIDEGRLRERPDGTRNPLQTVPLLDAIESNKFDAVFGGGRRDEEKARAKERVFSLRDEFGAWDPRRQRPELWSLYNGRHAPGEHVRVFPISNWTELDVWQYIERERIALPEIYFAHQREVFKRDGMWLTAGEWGGPKESETTELRQVRYRTVGDMSCTGAVDSDAATIEQVITEIAASRLTERGATRADDKLSEAAMEDRKREGYF, encoded by the coding sequence ATGACGACCGCGACCGCCAGCGCGATCGAGCGCAGTGACAACCCTTACGCGCTCTCCCACCTGGACGCCCTCGAAGCCGAGGCCGTGCACATCTTCCGCGAGGTGGCGGGCGAGTTCGAGCGGCCGGTGATCCTCTTCTCCGGCGGCAAGGACTCGATCCTGATGCTGCACCTGGCGCTGAAGGCGTTCGCGCCGGCGCCGGTGCCGTTCGCCCTGCTGCACGTGGACACCGGCCACAACTTCCCCGAGGTGCTGGCCTACCGCGACCGGGTGGTGGCCGAGCACGGTCTGCGCCTGCACGTCGCCTCCGTCCAGCAGTTCATCGACGAGGGCCGGCTGCGCGAGCGCCCGGACGGCACCCGCAACCCGTTGCAGACGGTGCCGCTGCTGGACGCCATCGAGTCCAACAAGTTCGACGCGGTCTTCGGCGGCGGCCGCCGGGACGAGGAGAAGGCCCGCGCCAAGGAGCGCGTCTTCTCGCTGCGCGACGAGTTCGGCGCCTGGGACCCGCGCCGCCAGCGCCCCGAGCTGTGGTCGCTGTACAACGGCCGGCACGCCCCGGGCGAGCACGTGCGGGTGTTCCCGATCTCCAACTGGACCGAGCTGGACGTCTGGCAGTACATCGAGCGCGAGCGGATCGCGCTGCCGGAGATCTACTTCGCCCACCAGCGCGAGGTGTTCAAGCGCGACGGCATGTGGCTGACCGCCGGCGAGTGGGGCGGCCCGAAGGAGAGCGAGACCACCGAGCTGCGGCAGGTCCGCTACCGCACGGTCGGCGACATGTCCTGCACCGGCGCCGTCGACTCCGACGCCGCCACCATCGAGCAGGTGATCACCGAGATCGCCGCCAGCCGGCTGACCGAACGCGGGGCCACCCGGGCCGACGACAAGCTGTCCGAGGCCGCCATGGAGGACCGCAAGCGCGAGGGGTACTTCTAA
- the cysC gene encoding adenylyl-sulfate kinase, translating into MTTADTLAAAAAATEAAPRERGATVWLTGLPSAGKTTLAFALAEKLRAEGHKVEVLDGDEIREFLSKGLGFTEEDRHTNVTRIGFVAEKLARNGVKVLAPVIAPYARSRAAVRARHAEQGAEFIEVHVATPVELCSERDVKGLYAKQAAGEISGLTGVDDPYEAPESPELRLQTQGRSVTESAAELHAFLSERGLA; encoded by the coding sequence GTGACCACAGCCGACACCCTGGCCGCCGCGGCGGCGGCCACCGAGGCCGCTCCCCGCGAGCGCGGCGCCACGGTGTGGCTGACCGGCCTGCCCAGCGCCGGCAAGACCACCCTGGCCTTCGCACTCGCCGAGAAGCTGCGCGCCGAGGGCCACAAGGTCGAGGTGCTGGACGGCGACGAGATCCGCGAGTTCCTCTCCAAGGGCCTCGGCTTCACCGAGGAGGACCGGCACACCAACGTGACCCGGATCGGCTTCGTCGCCGAGAAGCTGGCCCGCAACGGCGTCAAGGTGCTGGCCCCGGTGATCGCGCCCTACGCCCGCTCCCGGGCCGCCGTCCGCGCGCGGCACGCCGAGCAGGGCGCCGAGTTCATCGAGGTGCACGTGGCCACTCCCGTCGAGCTCTGCTCGGAGCGCGACGTGAAGGGCCTGTACGCGAAGCAGGCCGCCGGCGAGATCTCCGGGCTCACCGGCGTGGACGACCCCTACGAGGCCCCCGAGTCCCCGGAGCTGCGGCTGCAGACCCAGGGCCGCTCGGTGACCGAGTCCGCCGCCGAACTGCACGCTTTCCTTTCCGAGAGGGGCCTGGCATGA
- a CDS encoding aliphatic sulfonate ABC transporter substrate-binding protein, whose product MTGTQIHSAARPNAGRVRRPAVAALAGLTVVALLSACSYGSKAPKDSAAPAPAASGRPKLSASTVKIGYFANLTHGTPLVGLQEGLFQKELGATQVKTQVFNAGPSEIEALNAGSIDIGWIGPSPAINGYVQSNSSNLRIIGGSASGGVELVVNPNKIKTLDDLKGKKIATPQLGNTQDVALLNYLATKGYKEDPQSGAGDVSVVRTDNKVTPDAYASGAIDGAWVPEPTASTLVAKGAKVLLDEKSLWPNGQFVITNIIVSQKFLKEHPDVVEAVLRGSVKTNAFIKANPAKAEQDANDAIKAAGGNSLPASILDPAWKSIDFLDDPLASTLQAEADHAVTAGLLKKPNISGIYDLTLLDKVLQEQGQPAVADAGLGTH is encoded by the coding sequence ATGACTGGCACCCAGATCCATTCCGCCGCCCGCCCGAACGCCGGTCGGGTGAGACGGCCGGCCGTGGCCGCGCTGGCCGGCCTGACCGTGGTCGCCCTGCTCTCCGCCTGCTCCTACGGTTCCAAGGCGCCCAAGGACAGCGCCGCGCCGGCCCCGGCGGCCAGCGGCCGTCCGAAGCTCTCCGCGAGCACCGTGAAGATCGGCTACTTCGCCAACCTGACCCACGGCACCCCGCTGGTCGGCCTCCAGGAGGGGCTGTTCCAGAAGGAGTTGGGCGCCACCCAGGTGAAGACCCAGGTCTTCAACGCCGGCCCCTCGGAGATCGAGGCGCTGAACGCGGGCTCGATCGACATCGGCTGGATCGGCCCCTCCCCGGCGATCAACGGCTACGTCCAGTCGAACAGCTCCAACCTGCGGATCATCGGCGGCTCCGCCTCCGGCGGCGTCGAGCTGGTGGTGAACCCGAACAAGATCAAGACCCTGGACGACCTCAAGGGCAAGAAGATCGCCACCCCGCAGCTGGGCAACACCCAGGACGTGGCGCTGCTCAACTACCTGGCCACCAAGGGCTACAAGGAGGACCCGCAGTCCGGCGCGGGTGACGTCTCGGTGGTGCGCACCGACAACAAGGTCACCCCGGACGCGTACGCCTCCGGCGCGATCGACGGCGCCTGGGTGCCCGAGCCGACCGCCTCCACCCTGGTCGCCAAGGGCGCGAAGGTGCTGCTCGACGAGAAGAGCCTGTGGCCCAACGGGCAGTTCGTGATCACCAACATCATCGTGTCGCAGAAGTTCCTCAAGGAGCACCCCGACGTGGTGGAGGCCGTGCTGCGCGGCTCGGTGAAGACCAACGCCTTCATCAAGGCCAACCCGGCCAAGGCGGAGCAGGACGCCAACGACGCGATCAAGGCGGCGGGCGGCAACTCGCTGCCGGCGAGCATCCTCGACCCGGCCTGGAAGAGCATCGACTTCCTGGACGACCCGCTGGCCTCCACCCTCCAGGCCGAGGCCGACCACGCCGTCACCGCCGGCCTGTTGAAGAAGCCGAACATCTCCGGGATCTACGACCTGACGCTGCTCGACAAGGTGCTCCAGGAGCAGGGTCAGCCCGCCGTGGCCGACGCCGGCCTCGGCACCCACTGA
- a CDS encoding Scr1 family TA system antitoxin-like transcriptional regulator: protein MGTVVVRDSSGEIVRKLTPQAFGWLMRDLRVAAGMKIAQLARQVPCDSSLLSRFESAERQPKLTMAQRIDFLLGTDGRLERAWHSTDWHQEVEHPDWFREFVRIEALATCLSEYTVSRFPGLLQTPDYARAALKRAFQQQDGPSLDQRVAARMSRRVRFLTEDGPQLFFILDEGVLRRMVGGHLVMCGQLAHTLSVIERYPQIVVQIAPEELGERVAAATGFTLVKVPNGKDLIYSESVNRGHFSRDPEAVRRLSRAYDRLRADALSASESADVIRRRLEGLLNVSIELPLNLSWFKSSYSGDNGGQCIETSHDLRPAGLMPIRDSKDPDGPALVFPSTSFTAFVNGAKDDGFGRA, encoded by the coding sequence GTGGGAACCGTGGTGGTTCGGGATTCCTCGGGGGAGATCGTCCGCAAGTTGACGCCGCAGGCGTTCGGCTGGCTGATGCGTGATCTTCGCGTAGCAGCTGGTATGAAAATCGCGCAACTCGCGCGCCAAGTTCCCTGTGACAGTTCTCTGTTGTCACGGTTCGAGTCGGCGGAGCGTCAACCGAAACTGACGATGGCTCAGCGCATCGACTTCCTGCTCGGGACGGACGGGCGACTGGAACGGGCGTGGCACAGTACGGATTGGCACCAGGAAGTCGAGCATCCGGATTGGTTCCGGGAGTTCGTCAGGATCGAGGCCCTGGCCACATGTCTCAGCGAATACACTGTCTCGCGCTTCCCTGGTCTGCTTCAGACTCCCGATTACGCCCGAGCGGCGCTCAAAAGGGCCTTCCAGCAACAGGATGGTCCGTCCCTGGATCAGCGAGTCGCTGCCCGAATGAGTCGCCGGGTAAGGTTTCTGACAGAGGATGGACCTCAGCTATTCTTCATCCTGGACGAGGGCGTCCTCCGCCGCATGGTGGGAGGCCACTTGGTGATGTGCGGCCAACTTGCCCACACGCTCTCGGTGATCGAGCGCTATCCGCAGATCGTGGTGCAGATCGCTCCGGAGGAGCTGGGCGAGCGCGTGGCCGCAGCCACCGGGTTCACGCTGGTCAAGGTTCCGAACGGCAAGGACCTGATCTACTCGGAGAGCGTGAACCGTGGCCACTTCTCGCGCGATCCAGAGGCAGTCCGGCGGCTCTCGCGGGCCTATGATCGGCTTCGAGCGGACGCCCTCTCGGCGTCCGAGTCAGCCGACGTGATCCGCCGCCGCTTGGAAGGACTGCTGAACGTGTCCATTGAACTCCCGCTCAATCTCTCCTGGTTCAAGTCCAGCTACAGCGGTGACAATGGCGGCCAGTGCATCGAGACCTCGCACGACCTGCGCCCCGCCGGCCTCATGCCGATCCGTGACTCCAAGGACCCTGACGGCCCGGCCCTCGTCTTCCCGTCCACTTCCTTCACCGCCTTCGTCAACGGCGCCAAGGACGACGGTTTCGGCAGGGCCTGA
- a CDS encoding ABC transporter ATP-binding protein: MGTALTTPDQAAGTTGTTTAVRLSGVHKTFGRPGSGTHVLDDITLDVPAGQFLCLLGASGCGKSTLLNLVAGLDQPTAGTIEVPAGRPALMFQEHALFPWLTAGKNIELALRLNGTPRAERQERAEELLELVRLGGSYRKRVHELSGGMRQRVAMARALAQGSKVLLMDEPFAALDAITRDLLHEEIVRIWQERQLTVLFVTHNVREAVRLAQQVVLLSSRPGRIARQWQIDLPQPRRIESASVADLSVEITEHLRGEIRRHGQH; this comes from the coding sequence ATGGGCACGGCACTCACCACCCCCGACCAGGCCGCCGGCACGACCGGAACGACCACTGCCGTGCGGCTCAGCGGCGTGCACAAGACCTTCGGCCGCCCCGGCAGCGGCACCCACGTGCTGGACGACATCACCCTGGACGTGCCGGCCGGGCAGTTCCTCTGCCTGCTCGGCGCCTCCGGCTGCGGCAAGTCCACCCTGCTCAACCTGGTGGCCGGCCTGGACCAGCCGACCGCCGGCACCATCGAGGTGCCGGCCGGCCGGCCCGCGCTGATGTTCCAGGAGCACGCGCTCTTCCCGTGGCTGACCGCCGGCAAGAACATCGAGCTGGCCCTGCGGCTCAACGGCACCCCGCGCGCCGAGCGCCAGGAGCGGGCCGAGGAGTTGCTGGAGCTGGTCCGGCTCGGCGGCTCCTACCGCAAGCGGGTGCACGAGCTGTCCGGCGGCATGCGCCAGCGGGTCGCGATGGCCCGTGCGCTCGCCCAGGGCAGCAAGGTGCTGCTGATGGACGAGCCGTTCGCCGCGCTGGACGCGATCACCCGCGACCTGCTGCACGAGGAGATCGTCCGGATCTGGCAGGAACGGCAGCTGACCGTGCTGTTCGTCACCCACAACGTGCGCGAGGCGGTCCGCCTCGCGCAGCAGGTGGTGCTGCTCTCCTCCCGCCCGGGCCGGATCGCCCGCCAGTGGCAGATCGACCTGCCGCAGCCCCGCCGCATCGAGTCCGCCTCGGTCGCGGACCTGTCCGTCGAGATCACCGAACACCTGCGTGGGGAGATCCGCCGCCATGGCCAGCACTGA
- a CDS encoding ABC transporter permease: protein MASTETATTPVEEAADDLHGVEAGLDALDAVQVQRTPITQVLREKALPPLLGVLLVLAVWQILYSAHVTPSYKLPSPLDVWHSLTDLWYEGTLFSIIWTSVWRGISGFVLAVVIGTPIGLVVARVKFVRAAVGPVLSGLQALPSVAWVPAAVIWLGINDQAMYAVILLGAVPSIANGLISGIDQVPPLFLRAGRTLGATGLSGARHILLPAALPGYLAGLKQGWAFSWRSLMAAELIASSPDLGIGLGRYLENQRDASDMSGVLLGIILILVVGVAIDLLVFTPIERYVLRSRGLLQNTR from the coding sequence ATGGCCAGCACTGAAACCGCCACCACCCCGGTCGAGGAGGCCGCGGACGACCTGCACGGCGTCGAGGCCGGCCTGGACGCGCTGGACGCCGTGCAGGTGCAGCGCACCCCGATCACCCAGGTGCTGCGCGAGAAGGCGCTGCCGCCGCTGCTCGGCGTGCTGCTGGTGCTCGCCGTCTGGCAGATCCTCTACAGCGCGCACGTCACCCCGTCGTACAAACTGCCCAGCCCGCTGGACGTCTGGCACTCGCTGACCGACCTCTGGTACGAGGGCACGCTCTTCTCCATCATCTGGACCAGCGTCTGGCGCGGCATCAGCGGCTTCGTCCTGGCGGTGGTGATCGGCACGCCGATCGGGCTGGTGGTGGCCCGGGTGAAGTTCGTCCGGGCGGCCGTCGGGCCGGTGCTCTCCGGCCTCCAGGCGCTGCCCTCGGTCGCCTGGGTGCCGGCCGCGGTGATCTGGCTCGGCATCAACGACCAGGCGATGTACGCCGTCATCCTGCTCGGCGCGGTGCCCTCGATCGCCAACGGCCTGATCTCCGGCATCGACCAGGTGCCGCCGCTCTTCCTGCGGGCCGGCCGCACCCTGGGCGCCACCGGGCTGAGCGGCGCGCGGCACATCCTGCTGCCGGCCGCGCTGCCCGGCTACCTGGCGGGCCTCAAGCAGGGCTGGGCCTTCTCCTGGCGCTCGCTGATGGCCGCCGAGCTGATCGCCTCCTCCCCCGACCTGGGCATCGGCCTCGGCCGCTACCTGGAGAACCAGCGCGACGCCTCCGACATGTCCGGCGTGCTGCTCGGCATCATCCTGATCCTGGTCGTCGGCGTGGCGATCGACCTGCTGGTCTTCACCCCCATCGAGCGCTACGTGCTGCGCTCGCGCGGCCTGCTCCAGAACACCCGCTGA
- a CDS encoding IS256 family transposase translates to MTAPDSVPFAALLEENLASASPDLLRAMVKTFAEAMMSADVDRACGGEYGRPSEERVNSRNGYRNRDWDTRVGTVDLAIPRVRSGSYFPSWLLERRRRAEQALISVVATCYLLGVSTRRVEKLAESMGVTQLSKSQVSEMAKHLDERVAEFRNRPLDQGPYTFVWVDALTQKVREGGRVVNVHCLVAVGVNNEGQREVLGLDVATSEDGAGWLAFLRSLVARGLGGVQLVVSDAHAGLVDAIGATLPGAAWQRCRTHYARNLLSQVPKSAQPWVATLLRTVFEQPDAKAVRQQMATVIAALDERFPKAAEHLEHAREDLLAFAAFPRTVWKSIWSNNPQERLNKEIRRRTDVVGIFPDRGSIVRLIGAVLAEQSDEWAEQRRYIGSEILGRCHLHPIEGESTEEASTTALTA, encoded by the coding sequence ATGACCGCACCTGACAGTGTGCCCTTTGCTGCCCTGCTGGAGGAGAACCTGGCCTCGGCGAGTCCGGACTTGTTGCGGGCGATGGTGAAGACCTTCGCGGAGGCGATGATGTCCGCGGACGTGGACCGGGCCTGCGGCGGCGAATACGGCCGCCCGAGCGAGGAGCGTGTCAACTCCCGCAACGGGTACCGCAACCGGGACTGGGACACCCGTGTCGGGACCGTCGACCTGGCGATCCCGCGGGTGCGGTCGGGCTCGTACTTCCCGAGCTGGCTGCTGGAGCGTCGGCGCCGGGCCGAGCAGGCCCTGATCTCCGTGGTCGCCACGTGCTACCTGCTCGGCGTGAGCACTCGCCGGGTTGAGAAGCTCGCCGAGTCCATGGGCGTCACCCAGCTGTCGAAGTCACAAGTGTCCGAGATGGCGAAGCACTTGGACGAGCGGGTCGCCGAGTTCCGCAACCGACCCCTCGACCAGGGGCCCTACACGTTCGTGTGGGTCGACGCGCTCACCCAGAAGGTTCGCGAGGGCGGCCGCGTGGTCAACGTCCACTGCCTGGTCGCGGTCGGTGTCAACAACGAGGGCCAGCGCGAGGTGCTGGGCCTGGACGTGGCCACGAGCGAGGACGGCGCCGGCTGGCTGGCCTTCCTGAGGTCGTTGGTCGCCCGCGGCCTGGGCGGGGTCCAGCTCGTCGTGAGCGACGCGCATGCAGGGCTGGTGGACGCGATCGGCGCGACCCTGCCCGGGGCGGCGTGGCAGAGATGCCGCACGCACTACGCGCGAAACCTGCTCTCGCAGGTCCCGAAGTCCGCCCAGCCGTGGGTGGCGACCCTGCTGCGGACTGTCTTCGAACAGCCCGACGCGAAGGCCGTGCGCCAGCAGATGGCCACCGTGATCGCGGCCTTGGACGAGCGATTCCCCAAGGCCGCAGAGCACTTGGAGCATGCTCGCGAGGACCTGCTGGCCTTCGCCGCGTTCCCGCGAACGGTCTGGAAGTCGATCTGGTCGAACAATCCGCAGGAGCGGCTGAACAAGGAAATCCGGCGCCGCACCGACGTCGTCGGGATCTTCCCCGACCGCGGCTCGATCGTCCGCCTGATCGGCGCGGTCCTGGCCGAGCAGAGCGACGAATGGGCCGAACAGCGACGCTACATCGGCTCCGAAATCCTCGGCCGCTGCCACCTCCACCCGATCGAGGGAGAAAGCACCGAAGAAGCCAGCACGACCGCACTCACCGCATAG
- a CDS encoding sirohydrochlorin chelatase, producing MAATSPTLLLIAHGSRDPRHAATVDALVREVRAQRPGLPVATAYLDHCAPRIAQLAPRLAGRAVAVPLLLNRAFHAKHDIPAALRSAGAGAGALPVADVLGPSPLLLDALERRLVEAGVDLADAADTGVVLAAAGSSDPAADAATRALAATWQRRRGWGAVTVAYASAGGPRVPEALAALRAQGVTRTAVAPYLLAPGLLPDRIAEAAVESAADHLAPVLGAAPELARLLLERYDAARVPLAVAATTAATAA from the coding sequence ATGGCGGCCACCTCCCCCACCCTGCTGCTCATCGCCCACGGCAGCCGCGACCCGCGGCACGCCGCGACGGTGGACGCGCTGGTGCGGGAGGTCCGCGCCCAGCGGCCGGGCCTGCCGGTGGCCACCGCCTACCTGGACCACTGCGCGCCGCGGATCGCCCAGCTGGCCCCGCGGCTCGCCGGGCGGGCGGTCGCCGTGCCGCTGCTGCTCAACCGCGCCTTCCACGCCAAGCACGACATCCCGGCGGCGCTGCGCTCGGCGGGGGCCGGGGCGGGCGCGCTGCCGGTGGCGGACGTGCTCGGGCCCTCGCCGCTGCTGCTGGACGCGCTGGAGCGGCGCCTCGTGGAGGCGGGCGTCGACCTGGCCGACGCTGCGGACACCGGTGTGGTGCTCGCCGCGGCCGGCTCCTCCGACCCGGCCGCCGACGCGGCCACCCGGGCGCTCGCCGCCACCTGGCAGCGCCGCCGGGGCTGGGGCGCGGTCACCGTCGCCTACGCCTCGGCCGGCGGACCCCGGGTGCCCGAGGCCCTGGCCGCCCTTCGCGCGCAGGGCGTCACCCGCACCGCCGTCGCGCCCTACCTGCTCGCGCCGGGCCTGCTGCCGGACCGGATCGCCGAAGCGGCGGTGGAGTCGGCGGCGGACCACCTGGCGCCGGTGCTCGGCGCCGCGCCGGAGCTGGCCCGGCTGCTGCTCGAACGGTACGACGCGGCACGCGTGCCGCTCGCGGTCGCGGCGACCACGGCGGCCACGGCGGCCTGA
- a CDS encoding phosphoadenylyl-sulfate reductase — protein sequence MSTATDLEALATAAARELEEAPAQEIMRWAADTFGSKFCVTSSMEDAVVAHLASTALPGVDVVFLDTGYHFPETIGTRDAVAATMPVNVITLTPRQSVAEQDAEYGPALHDRDPDLCCSLRKVEPLQRGLMAYDAWATGLRRDESPSRANTPVVAWDAKRRKVKIAPIARWTQDDVDAYVQANGVLLNPLLWEGYTSVGCSPLSCTRKPGEGEDARAGRWAGSGKTECGIHL from the coding sequence ATGAGCACCGCCACTGACCTGGAGGCGCTGGCCACCGCGGCCGCGCGCGAGCTGGAGGAGGCCCCGGCGCAGGAGATCATGCGCTGGGCGGCCGACACCTTCGGCAGCAAGTTCTGCGTGACCTCCTCGATGGAGGACGCGGTGGTCGCCCACCTGGCGTCCACGGCGCTGCCCGGCGTGGACGTGGTCTTCCTGGACACCGGCTACCACTTCCCGGAGACCATCGGCACCCGGGACGCGGTCGCCGCGACCATGCCGGTCAACGTGATCACCCTGACCCCGCGTCAGTCGGTGGCCGAGCAGGACGCCGAGTACGGCCCGGCCCTGCACGACCGCGACCCCGACCTGTGCTGCTCGCTGCGCAAGGTCGAGCCCCTGCAGCGCGGCCTGATGGCCTACGACGCCTGGGCCACCGGCCTGCGCCGCGACGAGTCGCCGAGCCGGGCCAACACCCCGGTGGTGGCCTGGGACGCCAAGCGCCGCAAGGTGAAGATCGCCCCGATCGCCCGCTGGACCCAGGACGACGTGGACGCCTACGTCCAGGCCAACGGGGTGCTGCTCAACCCGCTGCTCTGGGAGGGCTACACCTCGGTGGGCTGCTCCCCGCTCTCCTGCACCCGCAAGCCGGGCGAGGGCGAGGACGCCCGGGCGGGGCGCTGGGCGGGCTCCGGCAAGACCGAGTGCGGCATTCACCTCTGA